In one Streptomyces sp. NBC_00597 genomic region, the following are encoded:
- a CDS encoding amino acid adenylation domain-containing protein, whose protein sequence is MSTHHGSPHPLTSYQRDIWSAGSRTPESPQFNCVLHERLHGGVDHRRLAACAERVLHRHETFRLRFADSVGVPFQRVAPEAVRVAVVDLSDVPEPDTARADWMRASMGRALPMDGGPLTEATVLLEGADVTHLHVKAHHIVADGWTLDRLGHEILREYADAPQDGGAPEGDRRESDGEAPSYLAFVEEDAAYLAGPDGDRDRAFHRGYLAGVTPALFTRTTGDGPRERGRHSFVVDGALVDRIRAVGHWPSTYVAAMLGVWLTRLHRSGEVVLGVPFLNRPTKRHRDVLGQFANTLPLRITASGGLTVRELLAEVQDTTRRLRRHERLPLGEVLRETSSTAGDPRQLFDVTLSSVNWSRPDVPGIVRRSALMAPSHDQAALGVLVSAFDDTADIRVDLDYARDVFDEDLPVTAVAGQLRTLLEHGVELLDRPLRDVSMLTPEEHRDLTAGRAHGPRVPYADRATVHGLFEARAAAQPERTAVVTASGGTLSYAELDERANRIARALRADGVGPDDRVAVMMKRGPRLPVALLGILKAGGAYVPVDPDHPAERVDFLLRDSRAKLVIVDGAPTVLPSEVPARRIDDLMTGNGAPVEQVATSRNLAYVIYTSGSTGHPKGVMVEHHSVVNRLAWMQRRYPLGEGDVLLQKTPASFDVSVWELFWWAVEGATVALLPPDGQRDPREVLRAVREHRVTAVHFVPSMLGPFLDLLEESGEARRGIASLRYVHCSGEALPREQVERFNRLADRCRRESGTERPAQLVNLYGPTEATVDVSSYDCPTDPTLAVARVPIGRPIDNTRLYVLGADDLPQPVGVAGELCIGGVGVARGYLDRPELTAEKFGDDPFVPGGRLYRSGDLARWLADGTLEYLGRIDDQVKVRGQRVEPGEVAAALRAVPGVRDAVVVGRATADRGTVLAGYYVAETATDIDAALLRERLGRTLPAFMVPASFTRIDVIPLSPNGKADRRALPPPDDTAGTAGASGGGQPRDRTEAVLAEVWARVLGHDMVGVHDDYFALGGDSITMLRVRAEAEARGLRLSLTDILRNPTVAGLAPYAEECDASGAETGPAPFALVADVDRARLRDAEDAHPLTRLQLGLLYHSRRHESSARYLDVFRYTLEMPWDEEEFRRAFDQLTARHAALRSAFDLNGAEPLQVVLPRVHGGLEIADLRPLDDAAAEAEVAAHVEERRRHPYTFDRPPLYLFRAHVRATAVDLVLSFHHALLDGGSVATLLQELLQDYAHGLGLDTGPVEGAAPPSPAAHVRLERAALRSAESRRYWREKLAGCEPLPVESFSPHLPGTGHRPASRRVDLPAALVEQARSLAAEHALPVKSVLFAAHALTLAALAGTRDVTTGLITHGRPETAGAERTAGLFLNTVPVRLDTARDSWLEVARASFRQEQEDHPHRHYPLSAVQEDHGGPALDTAFNYVHFRQLSRVLDLPGLRLTAFRTWEENDFRLLVNAITEPDGTGTWLRIDCDGETFPAEQGDLYADCYLRVLRRLVEHPDEAPDFAFLSPRPVLAPPAEHPTVVSRFAEQAARTPDATAVVAGGERWSYARLAEAAQNVAGRLYALGAPANARIGVAMNRSPLTMAVLLGAMRAGCAVVPMDIGYPPARLATMLEQARPFRVVAEVAHAHLAGDPALLLPAESVAAPTPDVPSRGVPDAPAGSGPGAEDTAYVLFTSGSTGTPKGVVMPHRTLASLVAWQAAAPSAVPGGVTLQFAPLSFDISFQEIFSTLCTGGTLCLADDAQRRDMPALLHLLDRERVEQVFLPPVALQQLAEAAGALGVTPPALRAVITCGEQLRVTPEIRSFCAELPGVVLENHYGPTETHVVTAFTMTGDPAAFPALPPIGRALDGAEVHVLDKRMRPVPIGARGDVYLGGNFLADGYEGRPDLTKERFLPHPFADGDHRLYYTGDVGMVLPGGDVVFLGRDDAQVKVRGFRVEPAEVELAVTGLAHGFPGLRDAAVVARERADGETFLAAFLLGEGTDEDLTGVREGLRAVLPAHMVPSHLQWVSRWPLTPSGKRDDAALRRTQLAAAGRAPRTGPRDAYEQTLAELMADVLGLDEVGTHDSLFDLGGTSLTAMRLVVRIEQLYRVHLRLADFVATPTPAALAARLRDGGAKAAFDALVPLRPQGDRPPLFMVHPMGGTVLCYVAFARYFPADRPLYAFQAAGADPGTAPLGTVEELAESYLAALRRVRPHGPYTVGGWSFGGFVAFEIARRLRAEGERVTLLVVDTTALEQGPRSPHDDEAMLAWFFHELLWPRDGGTAPAPTVPGGPGSPEGRFASMARVASERGILPAGSSGSVVRRLFDVYRANWHATLAYRPPREEQDLTLVRAAEPLPAVLSAMHGAARTRHQDPCNGWSAVTEGRIRTVRVPGDHLSMMEEPHVARLADTLAELIDDSDRDHGVG, encoded by the coding sequence TTGAGCACTCACCACGGATCACCGCACCCGTTGACGTCGTACCAGCGAGACATCTGGTCCGCAGGATCCCGAACGCCGGAATCACCGCAGTTCAACTGCGTGCTCCACGAACGCCTGCACGGCGGCGTCGACCACCGCAGGCTCGCCGCCTGCGCGGAACGCGTGCTGCACCGGCACGAGACGTTCCGGTTGCGGTTCGCCGACAGCGTCGGCGTCCCCTTCCAGCGTGTGGCACCGGAGGCGGTCCGGGTCGCCGTGGTCGACCTCTCGGACGTGCCCGAACCGGACACCGCCCGCGCCGACTGGATGCGGGCGTCGATGGGGCGCGCCCTGCCCATGGACGGCGGCCCCCTGACCGAGGCCACGGTCCTCCTGGAGGGCGCGGACGTCACGCACCTGCACGTCAAGGCGCACCACATCGTCGCCGACGGCTGGACCCTCGACCGGCTGGGCCACGAGATCCTCCGGGAGTACGCCGATGCTCCGCAGGACGGCGGCGCCCCGGAGGGCGACCGGCGGGAGAGCGACGGGGAAGCCCCTTCCTACCTGGCGTTCGTCGAGGAGGACGCCGCCTACCTCGCGGGGCCCGACGGCGACCGCGACCGCGCCTTCCACCGGGGGTACCTCGCGGGCGTGACACCCGCGCTGTTCACCCGTACGACGGGCGACGGCCCGCGCGAGCGGGGGCGCCACTCGTTCGTCGTCGACGGCGCCCTCGTCGATCGCATCCGCGCCGTGGGCCACTGGCCTTCCACCTACGTCGCGGCCATGCTCGGCGTGTGGCTGACACGCCTGCACCGCAGCGGGGAAGTGGTGCTGGGCGTCCCCTTCCTCAACCGCCCGACGAAGCGGCACAGGGACGTCCTCGGCCAGTTCGCCAACACCCTTCCGCTGCGGATCACGGCCTCCGGTGGGCTGACCGTCCGGGAACTCCTCGCCGAAGTCCAGGACACGACCCGTCGGCTCCGGCGCCACGAACGGCTTCCGCTCGGCGAGGTCCTGCGCGAGACGTCTTCGACGGCCGGGGACCCGCGGCAGCTCTTCGACGTGACGCTCTCCTCGGTGAACTGGTCCCGGCCTGACGTCCCGGGGATCGTCCGACGCAGCGCCCTGATGGCTCCCTCGCACGACCAGGCCGCGCTGGGCGTCCTGGTCTCCGCCTTCGACGACACCGCCGACATCCGCGTCGACCTGGACTACGCCCGAGACGTCTTCGACGAGGACCTCCCCGTCACCGCCGTGGCCGGCCAGCTCAGGACACTCCTGGAGCACGGTGTGGAGCTACTGGACCGGCCGCTCCGCGATGTCTCCATGCTGACGCCGGAAGAGCACCGGGACCTCACCGCCGGACGCGCGCACGGTCCCCGGGTCCCTTACGCGGACCGGGCGACCGTGCACGGGCTGTTCGAGGCCCGGGCAGCCGCCCAGCCGGAACGGACCGCCGTGGTCACGGCGTCCGGCGGGACGCTGAGCTACGCCGAGCTCGACGAGCGGGCCAACCGCATCGCCCGCGCCCTGCGGGCGGACGGCGTCGGCCCGGACGACCGCGTCGCGGTGATGATGAAGCGGGGACCGCGGCTGCCGGTCGCGCTGCTCGGCATCCTGAAGGCCGGCGGCGCCTACGTACCCGTGGACCCCGACCATCCGGCTGAGCGGGTGGACTTCCTGCTGCGCGACAGCCGCGCCAAGCTGGTGATCGTCGACGGCGCGCCCACCGTCCTCCCCTCAGAAGTGCCGGCCCGGCGGATCGACGACCTGATGACCGGCAACGGGGCTCCGGTCGAGCAGGTCGCCACCTCCCGGAACCTCGCCTACGTCATCTACACCTCCGGCTCCACCGGGCACCCCAAGGGCGTCATGGTCGAACATCACAGCGTGGTCAACCGCCTCGCGTGGATGCAGCGCCGCTACCCGCTCGGAGAAGGGGACGTGCTCCTGCAGAAGACGCCGGCCTCCTTCGACGTCTCCGTGTGGGAGCTGTTCTGGTGGGCCGTCGAGGGCGCGACCGTGGCCCTGCTTCCGCCCGACGGGCAGCGAGACCCGCGCGAGGTACTCCGGGCGGTCCGCGAGCACCGGGTCACCGCCGTGCACTTCGTCCCCTCGATGCTCGGCCCGTTCCTCGACCTGCTGGAGGAGTCAGGGGAGGCACGGCGGGGCATCGCGTCCCTGCGGTACGTCCACTGCAGCGGCGAGGCCCTGCCCCGGGAGCAGGTCGAACGGTTCAACCGCCTCGCCGACCGGTGCCGCCGCGAGAGCGGCACCGAGCGGCCGGCGCAGCTCGTGAACCTGTACGGCCCGACCGAGGCGACGGTCGACGTCTCGTCGTACGACTGCCCGACCGACCCCACCCTCGCCGTCGCACGGGTCCCGATCGGCCGGCCGATCGACAACACCAGGCTGTACGTGCTGGGCGCCGACGACCTGCCGCAACCCGTCGGCGTCGCCGGCGAGCTGTGCATCGGCGGAGTCGGCGTCGCCCGGGGGTACCTCGACCGCCCGGAGCTGACCGCCGAGAAGTTCGGCGACGACCCGTTCGTGCCGGGCGGCCGCCTCTACCGCAGCGGGGACCTGGCCCGGTGGCTAGCGGACGGCACCCTGGAGTACCTCGGGCGGATCGACGACCAGGTCAAGGTCCGAGGGCAGCGCGTCGAGCCCGGCGAGGTGGCGGCCGCCCTGCGCGCGGTCCCCGGGGTGCGCGACGCCGTCGTGGTGGGCCGTGCCACCGCCGACCGGGGAACCGTCCTGGCCGGCTACTACGTCGCCGAGACCGCGACCGACATCGATGCGGCGCTGCTGCGCGAGCGGCTCGGACGCACGCTGCCGGCGTTCATGGTCCCGGCGTCCTTCACCCGGATCGACGTGATCCCGCTGTCCCCCAACGGCAAGGCCGACCGCCGCGCGCTGCCCCCGCCGGACGACACCGCCGGGACCGCCGGAGCCTCCGGGGGCGGGCAGCCGCGCGACCGCACCGAAGCGGTTCTCGCCGAGGTCTGGGCCCGCGTCCTGGGCCACGACATGGTGGGGGTGCACGACGACTACTTCGCCCTCGGCGGCGACTCGATCACCATGCTCAGGGTCCGCGCCGAAGCGGAGGCCCGAGGACTGCGCCTCTCGCTCACCGACATCTTGCGGAACCCGACGGTGGCGGGCCTCGCCCCGTACGCCGAGGAATGCGACGCGTCCGGCGCCGAGACCGGCCCGGCCCCGTTCGCCCTCGTGGCCGACGTGGACCGGGCCCGGCTCCGGGACGCCGAGGACGCCCACCCGCTGACCCGGCTCCAGCTCGGCCTGCTGTACCACAGCCGACGGCACGAGTCCTCGGCCAGGTACCTGGACGTCTTTCGGTACACCCTGGAGATGCCGTGGGACGAGGAGGAGTTCCGCCGAGCCTTCGACCAGCTGACGGCCCGGCACGCGGCGCTTCGGTCGGCGTTCGACCTGAACGGCGCCGAACCGCTGCAGGTCGTCCTGCCCCGGGTGCACGGTGGCTTGGAGATCGCCGACCTGCGTCCGCTGGACGACGCGGCGGCCGAGGCCGAGGTGGCCGCGCACGTCGAGGAACGCCGCCGCCATCCGTACACCTTCGACCGGCCGCCGCTGTACCTGTTCCGCGCCCACGTACGGGCCACCGCCGTCGACCTCGTCCTCAGCTTCCACCACGCGCTCCTCGACGGCGGCAGCGTCGCCACCCTGCTCCAGGAGCTGCTCCAGGACTACGCGCACGGCCTCGGCCTGGACACCGGCCCCGTGGAAGGAGCGGCACCCCCCTCACCGGCGGCCCACGTGCGGCTGGAGCGGGCAGCCCTGCGTTCGGCGGAGTCCCGGCGGTACTGGCGCGAGAAGCTGGCCGGCTGCGAGCCCCTGCCGGTCGAGTCGTTCTCTCCCCACCTGCCCGGCACCGGACACCGACCGGCCTCCCGGCGGGTCGACCTGCCCGCCGCCCTCGTCGAGCAGGCGCGGAGCCTCGCGGCCGAACACGCCCTGCCCGTCAAGTCCGTGCTCTTCGCGGCACACGCCCTGACGCTGGCGGCGCTCGCCGGCACCCGTGACGTCACCACGGGTCTCATCACCCACGGCCGTCCGGAGACGGCCGGTGCGGAGCGCACCGCCGGGCTCTTCCTGAACACCGTGCCCGTACGCCTGGACACCGCGCGGGACAGCTGGCTGGAGGTGGCGCGCGCGAGCTTCCGCCAGGAACAGGAAGACCACCCCCACCGCCACTACCCGCTGAGCGCCGTCCAGGAGGACCACGGCGGCCCCGCGCTGGACACCGCCTTCAACTACGTGCACTTCCGCCAGCTCTCCCGTGTGCTCGACCTGCCCGGTCTGCGCCTCACCGCTTTCCGCACCTGGGAGGAGAACGACTTCCGCCTCCTGGTGAACGCGATCACCGAACCGGACGGCACCGGCACGTGGCTGCGGATCGACTGCGACGGGGAGACCTTCCCGGCCGAGCAGGGCGACCTCTACGCGGACTGCTACCTGCGCGTCCTACGGCGTCTGGTGGAGCACCCGGACGAAGCGCCGGACTTCGCCTTCCTCTCCCCCCGGCCCGTCCTGGCCCCTCCGGCGGAACATCCCACGGTCGTCTCCCGCTTCGCCGAACAGGCGGCCCGCACCCCGGACGCGACCGCCGTGGTGGCGGGCGGGGAACGGTGGAGCTACGCCCGGCTGGCCGAGGCCGCGCAGAACGTGGCCGGACGGCTGTACGCGCTCGGCGCGCCGGCGAACGCCCGGATCGGGGTCGCCATGAACCGGTCCCCGCTGACCATGGCGGTGCTCCTGGGAGCCATGCGCGCCGGATGCGCGGTCGTCCCGATGGACATTGGCTATCCGCCCGCCCGGCTGGCCACCATGCTGGAGCAGGCCCGACCCTTCCGCGTCGTGGCCGAGGTCGCCCACGCCCACCTCGCCGGCGACCCGGCGCTGCTACTGCCCGCCGAGTCGGTGGCCGCACCGACGCCGGACGTGCCGTCACGAGGCGTACCGGATGCACCGGCGGGGAGCGGACCGGGCGCCGAGGACACCGCGTACGTCCTGTTCACCTCCGGCTCCACCGGGACCCCCAAGGGCGTCGTCATGCCGCACCGCACCCTGGCCTCCCTGGTGGCCTGGCAGGCTGCGGCGCCCAGCGCGGTCCCCGGCGGCGTCACACTCCAGTTCGCGCCGCTGAGCTTCGACATCTCCTTCCAGGAGATCTTCTCCACCCTGTGCACAGGTGGCACCCTGTGCCTGGCCGACGACGCGCAACGGCGCGACATGCCCGCTCTGTTGCACCTGCTGGACCGCGAGCGCGTCGAGCAGGTCTTCCTCCCCCCGGTGGCCCTCCAGCAGCTCGCGGAGGCCGCGGGGGCGTTGGGCGTCACGCCGCCTGCCCTGCGGGCGGTGATCACCTGCGGCGAGCAGCTGCGCGTCACCCCGGAGATCCGCTCCTTCTGCGCCGAGCTCCCGGGCGTGGTCCTGGAGAACCACTACGGGCCTACCGAGACGCATGTGGTCACCGCGTTCACCATGACCGGAGACCCCGCCGCCTTCCCCGCGCTGCCGCCGATCGGCCGCGCCCTCGACGGAGCCGAGGTGCACGTCCTGGACAAGCGGATGCGCCCGGTGCCGATCGGGGCGCGGGGCGACGTGTACCTGGGCGGCAACTTCCTGGCCGACGGCTACGAGGGCAGGCCGGACCTGACCAAGGAGCGATTCCTCCCGCACCCGTTCGCGGACGGGGACCACCGGCTCTACTACACGGGCGACGTCGGCATGGTCCTTCCGGGCGGCGACGTCGTCTTCCTCGGACGCGACGACGCGCAGGTGAAGGTACGCGGCTTCCGTGTGGAACCGGCCGAGGTGGAACTGGCCGTCACCGGCCTGGCGCACGGCTTTCCCGGCCTGCGCGACGCCGCGGTCGTGGCCCGCGAGCGGGCGGACGGCGAGACCTTCCTCGCCGCCTTCCTCCTCGGCGAGGGTACCGACGAGGACCTGACCGGCGTCCGCGAGGGGTTGCGCGCCGTCCTGCCCGCCCATATGGTCCCCTCGCACCTGCAGTGGGTTTCCCGGTGGCCGCTGACCCCCAGCGGCAAGCGCGACGACGCCGCGCTGCGCCGCACCCAGCTGGCCGCCGCCGGCCGCGCTCCCCGCACCGGTCCGCGTGACGCGTACGAACAGACGCTCGCCGAGCTGATGGCGGACGTGCTGGGCCTGGATGAGGTGGGGACGCACGACAGCCTTTTCGACCTCGGCGGCACCTCGCTGACCGCGATGCGGCTGGTGGTCCGGATCGAACAGCTCTACCGGGTGCACCTCCGCCTGGCCGACTTCGTCGCGACGCCCACCCCCGCCGCGCTCGCGGCACGGCTGCGCGACGGCGGCGCCAAGGCCGCGTTCGACGCCTTGGTGCCGCTCCGCCCGCAGGGCGACCGCCCGCCGCTGTTCATGGTCCACCCGATGGGCGGCACCGTGCTGTGCTACGTCGCGTTCGCCCGGTACTTCCCTGCCGACCGGCCGTTGTACGCGTTCCAGGCCGCAGGGGCCGACCCCGGCACCGCCCCGCTGGGCACCGTGGAGGAGCTCGCGGAGAGCTACCTCGCCGCCCTGCGGAGGGTGCGCCCGCACGGCCCGTACACCGTCGGCGGATGGTCGTTCGGCGGCTTCGTCGCCTTCGAGATCGCCCGCCGGCTGCGGGCGGAGGGCGAGCGGGTGACCCTGCTGGTGGTCGACACCACCGCCCTGGAACAGGGGCCGCGTTCCCCGCACGACGACGAGGCCATGCTGGCGTGGTTCTTCCACGAGCTGCTCTGGCCGCGCGACGGCGGCACGGCGCCCGCCCCGACCGTTCCGGGCGGGCCGGGCTCGCCGGAGGGGAGGTTCGCGTCCATGGCCCGCGTCGCGAGTGAGCGGGGCATCCTGCCGGCCGGCAGCTCCGGTTCCGTCGTCCGCCGCCTGTTCGACGTCTACCGGGCGAACTGGCACGCGACGCTGGCCTACCGCCCCCCGCGCGAGGAGCAGGACCTCACGCTGGTCCGGGCCGCCGAGCCGCTGCCCGCCGTCCTGTCCGCCATGCACGGGGCCGCCCGCACCCGCCACCAGGACCCCTGCAACGGCTGGAGCGCCGTGACCGAGGGACGGATCCGGACGGTCCGTGTCCCCGGGGACCACCTGAGCATGATGGAAGAGCCGCACGTGGCCCGGCTGGCGGACACCCTCGCCGAGCTGATCGACGACTCCGACCGCGATCACGGGGTGGGCTGA
- a CDS encoding FAD-dependent monooxygenase, producing the protein MPSGRPAKVLVIGAGIGGLTCAVALRRVGVEVEVYERATELREAGSGLSVMSNAVTALAGLGIDLGLDKRGRAVESFRIMDRRGRLIRDLPFGEACEQAGARSFCLSRADLQEALLTEAGDCPVHLGATATGFDTTGPGVTVRFADGRSASGDVLVGADGFHSAVRRHLVGPEGPRDCDHLFRLGIVPFRHPRLTEGAVRHYWGRGQRFGLIDIGHGRCYWWAAMSTTPGTPAPDRVKDAVRQAYAGWADEVRAVIDATPAADILTVPSRDRAFLERWGDGPLTLLGDAAHPMLTTLAQGAGTAMEDAVVLARALADPATGDDPVRALRAYEELRRDRARAMVAGSRSMNRLTQGARPHRRLIRDAYFRLVPRRVLVRQTVEALTYPGERFTGRGDVRRDLSPLERLYWIADLTSPLNVIARARVHGRLSPSLHRRALDVLQLRHPLLRVAIMDDGTGTHPAFVPVDGRQIPFRHVRVRPDDPAADIRWQQEIDDHELAEGLDRRTGPLLRAVVITSGGTENEAENEGEFHDLLLTVSHAIADGKTCLSLVREWIEIAAQLDRGATPPTTSRRVLPATDDLLPRRHRGAAGAGGFRALMRREERASLTRPAQRIVPDEHVPFERRRTRMTHRSLTADQLERLVRAAKRHGTTVHGALAAAMVSAVARDADTPAAAYFSIGSPVDFRADLEPPVLPDEVGTYVATVPTRVRYEPGGSLWPMARTVSQDLVRRRKRQDHLATISLPRVAGPGSLADGASFMRFMDEEGPINLCLSNVGRYDCPEQVGPWRIDGAQFLTGVSVMGAVVATATTVHGRLAWNFGYVEGLVTESRARRIADDSVRLVLSALAE; encoded by the coding sequence ATGCCATCGGGACGTCCTGCGAAAGTCCTCGTCATCGGTGCCGGCATCGGCGGTCTCACGTGCGCGGTCGCGCTCAGGCGAGTCGGCGTCGAGGTCGAGGTGTACGAACGCGCCACCGAGCTGCGGGAAGCCGGCTCCGGCCTGTCGGTCATGAGCAATGCCGTCACCGCCCTCGCCGGTCTCGGCATCGACCTGGGCCTGGACAAGCGCGGCCGGGCCGTGGAGTCGTTCAGGATCATGGACCGGCGCGGCCGGCTCATCCGGGACCTGCCGTTCGGGGAAGCCTGCGAGCAGGCGGGCGCGCGGAGCTTCTGCCTCAGCCGCGCTGACCTCCAGGAGGCCCTGCTGACGGAGGCCGGCGACTGCCCGGTCCACCTGGGGGCGACCGCCACCGGCTTCGACACCACGGGCCCGGGGGTCACCGTCCGCTTCGCGGACGGCCGCTCGGCGAGCGGGGACGTCCTCGTCGGCGCCGACGGCTTCCACTCGGCCGTACGGCGCCACCTCGTCGGACCCGAGGGGCCACGGGACTGCGACCACCTCTTCCGGCTCGGCATCGTCCCCTTCCGGCACCCGCGCCTCACCGAGGGGGCCGTACGCCACTACTGGGGGCGCGGACAGCGCTTCGGCCTCATCGACATCGGCCACGGCCGGTGCTACTGGTGGGCCGCCATGAGCACCACCCCCGGGACGCCCGCACCCGACCGCGTCAAGGACGCCGTCCGACAGGCTTACGCGGGGTGGGCCGACGAGGTGCGGGCGGTGATCGATGCCACCCCCGCAGCGGACATCCTCACCGTCCCCTCGCGCGACCGGGCCTTCCTGGAACGGTGGGGCGACGGCCCTCTCACCCTCCTCGGCGACGCCGCCCACCCCATGCTGACCACGCTCGCCCAGGGGGCGGGCACGGCCATGGAGGACGCCGTCGTCCTGGCCCGGGCGCTGGCCGATCCGGCGACGGGAGACGACCCGGTGCGGGCCCTGCGCGCGTACGAGGAACTGCGCCGCGACCGCGCACGGGCGATGGTGGCCGGCTCCCGCAGCATGAACAGACTGACCCAGGGGGCCCGCCCGCACCGGCGGCTGATCCGTGACGCCTACTTCCGGCTGGTGCCCCGTCGCGTCCTCGTCCGGCAGACCGTGGAGGCCCTCACCTACCCGGGCGAGCGGTTCACCGGCCGCGGTGACGTCCGCCGGGACCTGAGCCCCCTGGAACGGCTGTACTGGATCGCCGACCTGACCTCGCCGCTCAACGTCATCGCCCGCGCCCGGGTCCACGGGCGCCTGTCCCCGTCGCTGCACCGCCGCGCCCTGGACGTCCTCCAGCTCCGGCACCCCCTGCTGCGCGTCGCGATCATGGACGACGGCACCGGAACACACCCGGCCTTCGTCCCCGTGGACGGACGCCAGATCCCGTTCCGGCACGTCCGCGTACGACCGGACGACCCCGCCGCCGACATCCGGTGGCAACAGGAAATCGACGATCACGAACTCGCGGAGGGCTTGGACCGGCGCACCGGACCGCTTCTGCGCGCGGTGGTGATCACATCGGGAGGGACGGAGAACGAAGCCGAGAACGAAGGGGAGTTCCACGACCTGCTGCTGACGGTCTCGCACGCCATCGCCGACGGCAAGACCTGCCTGTCCCTGGTCCGCGAGTGGATCGAGATCGCCGCACAACTGGACCGCGGAGCAACGCCGCCGACCACTTCGCGGCGGGTCCTTCCCGCGACGGACGACCTGCTCCCGCGCCGGCACCGGGGCGCGGCGGGCGCCGGCGGGTTCCGGGCCCTGATGCGCCGCGAGGAACGGGCGTCCCTGACCCGGCCTGCCCAGCGGATCGTCCCCGACGAGCACGTCCCGTTCGAGCGGCGGCGCACCCGGATGACGCACCGGTCCCTCACCGCCGACCAGTTGGAACGCCTGGTACGGGCCGCCAAGCGGCACGGCACCACGGTCCACGGGGCCCTGGCCGCCGCGATGGTGTCGGCGGTCGCCCGGGACGCGGATACCCCCGCCGCCGCGTACTTCTCGATCGGTTCACCGGTCGACTTCCGCGCCGACCTGGAACCGCCCGTACTCCCCGACGAGGTCGGCACCTACGTGGCCACGGTCCCCACCCGCGTCCGGTACGAGCCGGGCGGGTCGCTGTGGCCCATGGCCCGGACCGTCAGCCAGGATCTCGTCCGACGCCGGAAACGACAGGACCACCTGGCCACGATCAGCCTGCCGCGCGTGGCGGGCCCCGGGTCACTGGCGGACGGCGCGTCGTTCATGCGGTTCATGGACGAGGAGGGGCCGATCAACCTGTGCCTGTCCAACGTCGGCCGCTACGACTGCCCCGAACAGGTCGGTCCCTGGCGGATCGACGGCGCCCAGTTCCTCACGGGCGTCTCGGTGATGGGCGCCGTCGTGGCGACGGCGACCACCGTTCACGGACGGCTCGCGTGGAACTTCGGCTACGTCGAGGGCCTGGTTACGGAGTCACGCGCGCGGCGCATCGCCGACGACTCCGTACGCCTCGTGCTGTCCGCCCTCGCCGAGTGA
- a CDS encoding methyltransferase: MTSAPDRTPTRRRVLPAGENGSLWEARPSCGIVEFRGTRLRITVDDPWEVLFPTDCGLSLLGALDDAGAPVLEGVNALDIGAGSGLYSVALLAAGAERVTALDVNPASAAQTVANVTTNGLDGSRLTCVTSPLEEYTTDERFDLVITNPPHLPYDPSYARTDGLETALVARRGGRAVYDAVVDRVDGLLAPGGSLLMAHSSLADVPRTVAELTLRGYECETLEVFEMDIPLLAYAEHRETLQLRLKELRAEGRAEFDGSRFTVHALLFRRPRGAARR; the protein is encoded by the coding sequence ATGACCAGTGCTCCCGACCGCACGCCGACACGGCGCCGTGTCCTGCCCGCCGGCGAGAACGGTTCGCTGTGGGAGGCCCGGCCCTCGTGCGGGATCGTCGAGTTCCGCGGCACGCGTCTGCGGATCACGGTGGACGACCCTTGGGAGGTCCTCTTCCCGACCGACTGCGGACTGAGCCTGCTCGGCGCACTCGACGATGCCGGCGCTCCCGTACTGGAGGGCGTCAACGCCCTGGACATCGGGGCCGGTTCCGGCCTCTACAGCGTCGCCCTGCTCGCGGCCGGCGCCGAGCGGGTGACCGCCCTGGACGTCAACCCCGCCTCCGCCGCACAGACCGTGGCCAACGTGACGACCAACGGGCTCGACGGCTCACGGCTCACGTGCGTCACGTCGCCGCTGGAGGAGTACACGACGGACGAGCGGTTCGACCTGGTGATCACCAACCCACCCCACCTCCCCTACGATCCGAGCTACGCCAGGACGGACGGACTGGAGACGGCCCTCGTCGCCCGGAGGGGCGGCCGCGCGGTGTACGACGCGGTCGTCGACCGCGTGGACGGGCTCCTGGCGCCGGGCGGCTCCCTGCTCATGGCGCATTCCTCCCTCGCCGACGTCCCCCGGACCGTCGCGGAACTCACCTTGCGCGGCTACGAGTGCGAGACGTTGGAGGTCTTCGAGATGGACATCCCGCTGCTGGCGTACGCCGAGCACCGGGAGACCCTGCAGCTGCGGCTGAAGGAACTGCGGGCGGAGGGCCGGGCGGAGTTCGACGGATCGCGTTTCACGGTGCACGCGCTGCTGTTCCGGCGTCCCCGGGGCGCCGCCCGCCGCTGA
- a CDS encoding acyl carrier protein: MYDTLVNILTGRFQVRPELVTPEAAPPALGLDSLFVVELSFVLEEEAGLKIGFDELAEADTLAEITRLMQDERNRQGRQDASV, translated from the coding sequence ATGTACGACACCTTGGTGAACATCCTCACCGGCAGGTTCCAGGTGCGGCCCGAGCTGGTGACCCCCGAGGCCGCCCCGCCGGCCCTCGGCCTGGACTCGCTGTTCGTGGTGGAGCTGTCCTTCGTGCTGGAGGAGGAGGCCGGTCTGAAGATCGGCTTCGACGAACTCGCGGAAGCGGACACCCTGGCCGAGATCACACGGCTGATGCAGGACGAACGGAACAGGCAGGGCAGGCAGGACGCGTCGGTCTGA